The window TGGTAAATTTCGGTCAGCCGATTAAACAATGTGAAGTTGGGTAGGAGGAATTTCTTCATAAAGATGTCGCTGTTGAGGAGGAATGTGCCCTGGATGGCCGGATGGCCGTAGCGGTGAAGAGTCGCAAAGTTTCCGGACCAGATGAGACGCGGATCTTGAGGTTtggagccgccgccatcaaccaTTTCGAGGAATAGGAGGCAGTTGCAGTCTCCTGCTCCTCCGATGCCGGTCTGGCCATCCTTGTAACCGTTTGCCTCGCTCTTGTATTGGTGGACTTGGTGCAGAACGTCCTTGGGGGCTGACGACTCAATGTTAGATTTGCTACTACTGAGTGGAAGTCGCGACAACAATGCGACGAATGAGGGGTATCTGCTCACCATAAGTTGCCTCGACCTGGGGAGCTAGTTGGAAACTTCAAGTCAGCCTTTCGATTCCGACTGCATGCACAAATCAAACCGCCTCACAATATCCCATCGGGACACATGGAAGATGGTAGCTACTCACTGTCTGGAGGCGTAAACGTCAATCCCAGCGAGTTCAAAGAGTTCTTCTCGTTATCGTAACTCCATTCCTTCAGCCAAAACTCTAGTAGATTCTTCGTACGGACGTTATCCTCATCCGCCGCCCATTCAATGTAAGGGAGGGGTTTGCCCTTCTCATCAAATCCCGCAAAGGACAGGTCATTGTCCAGATTGTCCCACCGCGCCGTGGTTAGCTTCATGTAAAGCCGATCGATGCCGTAGTCACCCGGGTGGTCGAAACGCTTCGCGATCTGCTTCCGCTTCTCCTCGaccctcttcctcgtcttctcatccttgatGGTGGAAGGATCAGGCAGCTTGTCGGGGACAACCATGGTGCGTACGGCAAAGGTCCAGCCGTTGAGGTCATCGATGAGGGATTCATCGTCTGTGCCTTTCAAAGAGCCGGAGGTGAAACTGTGATGCCGCAAAAAGAATATTGTTGGCGTTGATCGAGAAACACGTCAGAGAAATGCAAGACGTACCTCAATTTCATAATCACCTCGTTGAGGTTGGCGCCATGCTGGTCGGCACCAGGAATCAAAATCACGGGAGCCAGGATCTTTCCCTTGAACTTGCCGAGGGCGCCATGGTAGTCGAGGTTGGAGAGTAGGTCGGGGTAAGCGTCATAGAGCTTCTGCAAGTTTTCGTTGATGAGACCTTGTGAGAGGGCGACAACCTGGTCGTACGAGCCCGAGTCAGCGCGCGTCGTTGTCTCCAGGCGGGACTCGTAATCCCACTTGTTGCTCATGGTTGACGCGGAGGAGCAGTGTCAAGAGGCGTGCTGAAGTTTTTCGCGAATCAGTGAACACGGTGTGCCGTGTCTACAAGAAGGAAAGATTTTATCGTCACAAGAAAAAGCCAATTCTTATTTCCTACCTCCTGTCGCCTTTTATGTCTCTCAGTCTCAAGCAGTCAGTCAAATGGACGAGACGCGCCcgtcctctctctccatcaagGTTCTACGGCATTGGAATCTTGCTCTCCCGCGAGGCGGCAGGCAGTGCCATTATCGCCAGATTTGGTATAGCCAAGGTCACTATCCAGAGCTGAAAGATACCGActgtctctcctctcttctcgaTGGTTGGTCGGCATGCAGTGTGATGAGACGGGCCACAATGATCATGACCAACCAGGgcggagagaaagaagaaaaaagactgGATATCCAGTCCCTCGACTAAGCTTGGAAGTGATGTCAAACCACTGAAAAGGGAGATCCTTTGGTCCGTTGAGGAGAGAACAGGAGCTGAGTGTTCTGGCTTGGCGTTGAGATTGGCTCATAATCCCCTCCTTTCCCCCTCACATCCATCAGGCCTGACCACCCTATTTCTTCGCCATGGGTGGTATCACGATTGCATGTGAATATTGGATTGTCGTCGTCTACCAATTATGAGTCTGCCTCGGGGACTTTCCGAATTCGTGGATTTCGATGATGACCAGTAGTTGGTAGAAACAACTGTTCGAATGCGACCTTGACGGAAGGCGTTACAGCCGCGTCTGGAGGAATACCACCCGGTCACAGTCTTGTCGGGCATCAGCGCAGCAACGGATATTCAGCTCGAACGAATTTGTCCATGATCCGTGTTAATGGCGAGCTGAAATCCGTAAAAGGCAATGTATCCGCAAATCACGGGAGCAGAACCAAGCACATTTACACTCAAAAGACCAGCAACTATCCATGATGGTTTTCATATCAGCACTTGGTTTCCCTGAGCCTGCGAGGTCTGGAAGCctgtagaaaaaaaacaaagagtaGCAGCTACGGGCCCTCGAAATGAGCTCCTTTACCCGCATGCCAGTGCCAGGAGGAGTGGTCGCTTCGGCAGATACATCCGTAAGTTTACGTGACGGCGTGGAAAGAGGCACATGCCGTGTCACTGAGAAACAGGTGTAGGAGTGTGTATTTCTGTGTATTTCTGTGTTACGGACGCTAACGttgggctgaagaaggaaaagagaccCATACATGATCCTCAGTCCCAAGTGGGTCAACGGAGTAGTAGCGGAGATTCAGCTAATAACTTTCCTGCTTCTGGTCCCGATCATGATCCTGGACGAATGACGGCAAACGGCGCCAGTCGTCGGTCCAACTCGGAGAAATTCAACGTCAAGGTCGACACTCAGACCGGCGGGGCGACTTGTACAATCCCCATCCCGACTTCTTCTGCACGATCCTCCCATGTCGATCCTGTTCTTAGCCTGGAGTACAGCTCCGGGGCCGCTGGGTCTAGTGGCGTGTTTGGTATGGGATGGCGTCTAGCCGGGGTTGATTCCATCTCGCGCAAGACGTCTCGGGGCGTCCCGACCTACGACGATGACGCTGATGCAGATGTGTTTGTGCATTCCGCCCTGGGAGACTTGGTCCCCTCGGATAAGCCCACCAGGACGACTGATGGGCACAATGTGCGCGAGTATCGTGCGCGGGTAGAGGGCCAGCCAACGCGTGTCGAGCAGTGGACGACGACAGACGGGGCTGATGCGTTTTGGAGGGTGACTTCCTCCAACAACATTGTCGCCATCTATGGCCTCTCTGACAACGACCGGATCTTTGGCCAAACAGGGTCAGGGCCGTctgcgaagaagaaggtatTCGCATGGCTGGCTTCCGAACAGTATGATGATCGCGGGAATCATGTTGTTTACACGTACAAACCCGAGGACAACGTGTGCGAGTCCGGGGTATTTGACGATGTCCATTCGTCCTTTTCGCAGCGCTACCTCAAGACTATTCAGTACGGGAACGCTACGCCTAGCCGCAGTGTCGATGACTGGAACGTTGTGACAAGGCCTTTGGATTGGCTGTTCGAGGTGgtctttgactttggcgagcACAATGGCGAACGACCTACAACCAAGGCGGAGAGCGCGTGGAGCCGTCGCCATGACCCGTTCTCGACCTACAACAGCGGCTTCGAGATACGGACATACCGCCGTTGCAGTCGCGTTCTGATGTTTCACCACTTCCCATCTGAGCTTGGTAGGCAGGACTGCCTCGTCTCATCGACATGCTTCGATTACGAGACAGATGAGCGCTCGGGCGTCAGCTTCCTTACTTGCTCCGTTCAAAAGGGCCACAGTCCCCAGGGAGACAATGACTACTGGACCCTCGCTATGCCGCCAGTTGAACTTGGGTATACCAAGGGGCCCCGCGACTTTGCAGATTTGCCAGTCGAGGAGATGGATCTGCGCATGTCGGGGCTGGACACCTCCATGGCGCAATGGGTTGACCTAGACGGCCAAGGTGCGCCCGGCATACTCACCAAGTCcaagggggggagggtgGTACTACCAGCGCAACGTCACGGGAGCGGATGGCCGCCCAGAAGTTGGCGAACCGCGCCCAGTGAGCATGTTGCCAAGCATGACCCAGTCTGCCGTCGAGGACTGGCGTTTTGAACATGTTCGTGGGACAGGAGCGCTGGACGTCGTGGTCATGAGCGAGAATGGCGGCCTGCGTGGGTTTTACGAAcgcgacgaagatgatggatggctgAATTATGTGCCCTTTGAGTCGCAACCAAACCTCGATAACCCAGAGGATTACCGCTCTGTCGATTTGAGCGGGACTGGCACTGCCGATTTGCTCTCCATGGTGCCTATGGCTGGCGGTTCCCTTGTATGGCAGCCATCCTTGGGCCCTGATGGCTTCGGTCCGGCGCAGGCTGCCATTGGGGCCCCGTTACTGTCTCTGGGAGATCCTACATCGCTGATTCAGCTCTGCGATATGACAGGCGATGGTCTAGCCGACATGGTCGAGATTCGCAACGGAAACGTCAGCTACTGGCCCAACACAGGCCATGGAACTTTCGGATGCAGGATCATCATGGGCAATGCTCCCTTGATGGCCGCTGGTGACCTCTTCTCGCCGCAGCGAGTCCGACTTGCCGATATAACGGGGTCTGGGACAGCCGACCTGCTCTATGTGCGCCCCGAGGGCGGTGTTGTGGCCTATTACAACCGCTCGGGAAACGACTGGAGTGATGGAGACGTGATTCCAGGGTTCCACCTGCTTGATCGCGCATCGGCTGTCGATGTCCTTGATCTTGGAGGTCAAGGCCTTACATGCCTATGCTGGGTGTCCGACCTGTACCGCGGTGGTGGCGACGACGCCGCTGGGAGCACCAGCGGGCTCTCAACGGTCTATTTTGTGAATCTCTCGGGCCCGCAACATCCCGGACTTCTCGAGAAGTGGTCAAACGGGACCGGACTGGAGACGGCATGTACCTACAAgtcgtctttttctttctacaGCGAGGACGCGGCTCAAGGAACACCTTGGGCGACCAAGCTTCCGTTTCCGCTCCTTTGCGTCTCCCAGACCGTCATGGTGGACAGAGTCACGCAAACATCGTCCACTGCCCGGTATGCCTACCACAACGGTTACTACGACCACACAGAAAAGATGTTCCGTGGCTTCCAGATGGTTGAGACGTGGGATGCCGAGGAATTTGACTCGGTGGCCGCCTCGCCGTTTCAACGCCCCCCCGTCCTCACCAGGGACTGGTTCTACATCGGCGCGGGACGGGTAGATGAGTCGAGTCGCCTGCCGTGGAGCTATGAGATTGATGCGCCCCGGCACGACGCCATAGCCAGCACTACGTTGCCCTTGCTGGGGGCTGACGTGGCTGTTTCCGCAGAGGCATATCGCGCGCTCGCGGGCCAGCCACGGCGAAAAGAGGTCTTCAGCGCCGACCCCTCGGATCCAAAGGCTGCTTTTCCATACCTCATCTCACAGCAGACGTACGACGTGGTCCTCCGGCAGGCGGCGCCGGCACCTTTGGTGTGTAGGGTGGACGGACGAGAGGAGGTCACGGCGCACTATGAGAGGGCGACGGTCAAGGACGAGCAGGACCAGCCCGAGCTGTCGATCCAAGATGCCCGCGTTCAGCATCGCCTCACACTGCAGACGGATGATTATGGCAACGTTCTTCTGGAGGCCCTCGTGGAATATGGCAAACCATCCAGTCAACTGCCCAACGTCGATGACCAACGGAAGCAGGAGGAAACCGTTGTTAGCTACACCGAGATGAGATATACCAACGCTGTCGAGTCTGAGACTTGTTTCCAGAGTCCACTATCTGCCGAGGTCCAGCAATACAGAGTCTTCCCAGCTACTGCCATCAGTGGAAAGGACCGATATGCGTGGGAGATGATTGCGCAGGATGACGCACGCTTTCTCAGGGCGGCCGTGGAAATCCCTCTCAACGCTGACGTGgatgagcagctcaagcaCGCAAATACCAAAGGGTGTCGTGTCTTACTGGCAGATCAACGCACGACGTATACATCAACGGATCTGCTTGAGGCACTACCCGTTGGGGTGGCAGCCGAGTTTTCTGTCGTTGACCGAAAGTACCAGTTGGTCTTTACGTCAGATTATCTACAGGAGGTTTTCGGTGACGCGAAGCCAGCGGCGGATATGGATGTGCTGGCCGCGCATTGTAAAGACGGCGGATACGTTGAATTGAACGGCGAGGATGGCAAATGGTGGGCACAGTCATCGCGTTCCATCTTTGGGGACGACGACCCGGGCCACCGCCTCAAGGCTGCGCGGACTTGTTTCTTCATCCCCAGCGGTGAGGTGGATGCATATGGCAACACATCAACCGTAGAGTTGGACCACTACCATCTCTTGGCAAAGAAGACCACAAATGCGGTGGGCAGCGTAATCTCCACTGTTAGCGACTATGCTAAGCTCGCAAGCATTATGACCATAGATGCCAATGGGAATCGAGTCCAGACAGCTCCAGACCCCCTTGGACGGGCTGTAGGTGTTGCTGTTCTGGGGAAAGAAGGGGACAGTACTGGGAACAGCCTAGATGGATTCAAAGGGGAGATTGACCAGCAGACATTGGATGCCTTTTTCACGACGCCTTACGGAGAAACAGCCAAGTCCCTGCTTGCTGAAGCGAGTCAGCGGACGATATATGACATCGACTCTTACCGCCGGAGCGGCGTGCCTTCGCGGGTTGCCGTGCTGACCCGTCACGACCACGTTGGAAAGGGGACGGACGTATCTCCCATCACTGTGCGGATCACATACCTAGGCGGCAGTGGCGTGGGTATACAGTCAACCTTGCTATCAAGTGATACAGGCAAGACGGGATGGGATTTTGACGGATGGGTTATCAACGACAACAAAGGACAGCCGGTCCAGAAGTTTCAACCCTCACGTGCCTCATCTCATGCCTTCCGGCCTCTGCCGCCCCCCAGCGATGGCACCGTCCCCGTCACGACAACACTGCGAGACCCCCTCGGGAGGGTATTGGGGGTTCTTTACCCTGATCACACCTGGTCCAAGACTCGATTCACGCCGTGGACCGAGGCTGAATATGACGCCGGCAACACATCCAACGTTGAAGATCCGGCGACAGATGACGATGTTGGCTCCTACTTTAAAAGACTCCCTCGGTCTTTATACTATCCGACCTGGCGACAAAAGCGGATGGCTGATGGGTCAAGCGCAAAGGATAAGATGGCAGCCCGCCAAGGAGATGTGTATGCTGATGCTCCCACTATCACGCACTTGGACGCCCCGGGTCGGGCCATTCTCACCGAGACTGGCACGGGAGTTGAAACTCGTCATGCGCGGGTGGATTACAACTTACGCGGGCAGATGGGCCGTCTACGAGACGCCCTGGATCGCACAGTGGAGAAGGTAGCATATGATCTCCTCGGACGGCAGCTACACACCGCCAACATGGACCGAGGTCGGCGTTGGCTACTCTCAGACAGTGACGGTCTGCCACGTTTGTCCTGGTCAGACAGGCAGACCAGAAAAAGGTCCGAGTACGATGCCTTGCGACGGCTGAAGAGTGTCTGGAGACTGTCTTCGGAGGAGCATGCGGCCGAGACAAAGGTGGCCGAAATGACTTACGGGGAGGGGCGGCCTGACGACGCTGCGTCCAACCTCCGCGGACAGATATATCAGTGCCGTGACCAGGCTGGACTGCTTACCAATGGCAAATTCGACGTTCTGGGGGGGTGTACTATGTCCACGCGGCGGTATGCCAACGAGTACCGGAACGGGTTGGACTGGTCGAGTGTGAAGGACGAGCAGGCGGCGTTGGAAAAGGATGGGCACAAAACCGAGTGTCGATACAATGCTCTCAACCTGCCCGTCGAGAATGTGGCGTCGGATCTTGGGATGGCCAGACGGCAGTACGACGTCGCAGGGCGATTGGTGGCTCTCGAGTCGTTCAAGGCGGACGGCACGGGGGCTGCTACATCGTCGACTAATAGCATCAAATACAACGCCAACGGCATGATCACCGACCTCGCTTATGGTGATAAGACGCAATCGACAAACACATATGACGAGCAGACACAACGCCTTGTGGCCACAAGAACCATTCGCACGACTGATAACGTGGTGCTCCAGGATGTCTCATACGCCCATGACTGTCGAGCCAAAGTCGTCCAGACAAAAGACACGGCCAAAATTGGCGTCAAGGACGCGGATTCGACGCAAGAATACCATTATGACTGCCTCGGTCAGCTTGTACAAGCCACCGGCCGAATCCAAGTCGGCTCGCAGTCAAAACATGTTAGGCCATACAGCTTCAACGACGATAAGCCTGGAGGTGACTCAAAGACAATTCGCTACACGGAGACGTATGCCTACGACAAGGCAGGAAACATGCTCACCATGTCCAATACCCCAAACACTGCCGGACACACTGGCTGGAAAAGGGCATACACATATGCAGAGCAGAGTTGTATCACGATAGGAGAGACGAGTAACAGACTGACCCGCACCAAGGTGGGCAAAGTGACTGAGGAGTATAAATATGAGGACGATGCGGGACGGCACGGCTGTATGACGCATATACCGGGATACAGCCATCTCTCCTGGAACGACGACGATCGTCTGGATTCCTTTTCGACGCAGAACGTTGGTGCGGATAATGGAAACACGCCTGAGAGGACGTGGTATGTCTACGATGCGGAGGGCACGCGTGTGCGCAAAGTGACAGACCGCTACCGCGACAACAACGATGATCAACCGCGCAAGAGCAAGGACATCCGATATCTGCCCATGGGGGACATTTTCTCCTCATACACAGGCGACGATCTGCAACCATCACGCGTAACATGTACGCTCAACGCCGCCGATGCCGCTCTAGGCTCTACTCCCATCTCCCTTGTTGAGCACAGCACATCTTCCCCGACGGCGCTGGTGCGATACCGCCTCGGTGAACGACTGCAAGTTGACCCTGATGCCAAGGTGGTCTCATACAACGAGTTCTCGCCGTTTGGATCCGGTACCTACCAAACCTTCAACACCGATGCCCCTCGGGCATACAGATTCGCCAGTTATCGCTGGGACTCGGAGAGCGGCCTATACGCTTGCGGAGCTAGATACTACGCACCCTGGCTTGGACGTTGGACATGTGCCGATCCCATAGGCGTAGCTGACGGATTGAATCTCTTTGCCTATGTCAGGAATGATCCCGTCAACTTTGACGATCCGGGCGGCACAACCAAGAATCGCAAATACAACAGATCACTCTCTGAGCCATCAAGTCACGAACAGGCAGCGGGGAGCAGCGGCACATTCTCCAGTATCCGTGACATACCCGCCGCGGTTGCTCGCAGACTTGGGTCCAGTCTCTTTGATGCCgatcatcctcctcctgtcGCCCCAGGCTCAACCAGGCTGTGGCGCGCGACGGACCTGGCGAGAGGTATTCAGTTTGTACGCTTCGGTGACGTATCTGCCGTGCGCACGACGGCGATTGGCAACTTTAATCGTGCTGATGAGACGGCTGCCTACTGGGCTGCGACTAGGGCATCTGCCGAGGTGCACGCAAAGCATCTAATGAAGGCAGACAAGAAAGCGCTGATATCCATGGATGTACCGCAGAGTGTGTTGGCGAGCGGTACCGCTGGTGTGTATGACTACGGTCCTGAGGCGAGCACCCAATGGCAAGAGGTAAGCACTTCCCCTCCATCTTTTCATAGCACTCTTTAGCTACCTGTTGACGATAAATGACAATAACAGAGACTCGAATACTACTCCAGCCCTGACGAGAGACTGGCATCAACGATAAAAGAACACAACTACCAGAAACAAGTCTTCTCCGCCATAAAGGAACATAATCTCACGGAATGGGACGACGCCGAGAAAATAGTCAAACAGACATACGACGAAGCGGCGGAGAATATACGAGCCGATAACACGGCGGCGCGGATCCTTGCGGAGAGAGCGGCTGAGGTCACGATTGGTGCGGAGACGCCAGTTATGATTAATTCAACTTCGATGGCGTTTGAGCTAGGGAATGGACCTGAGATGCAGTATGCTTTCAAGGGAGGTGCTTATGGGAGGTTGGCTGGGTATAAGAGCGGGTTGGTGAGGTATCAGGAGGGCAGGCAGGGGGGgtggaggggggagaagtTGTTGGTGGAGATGTCAGTTGC is drawn from Trichoderma atroviride chromosome 7, complete sequence and contains these coding sequences:
- a CDS encoding uncharacterized protein (EggNog:ENOG41) translates to MLPSMTQSAVEDWRFEHVRGTGALDVVVMSENGGLRGFYERDEDDGWLNYVPFESQPNLDNPEDYRSVDLSGTGTADLLSMVPMAGGSLVWQPSLGPDGFGPAQAAIGAPLLSLGDPTSLIQLCDMTGDGLADMVEIRNGNVSYWPNTGHGTFGCRIIMGNAPLMAAGDLFSPQRVRLADITGSGTADLLYVRPEGGVVAYYNRSGNDWSDGDVIPGFHLLDRASAVDVLDLGGQGLTCLCWVSDLYRGGGDDAAGSTSGLSTVYFVNLSGPQHPGLLEKWSNGTGLETACTYKSSFSFYSEDAAQGTPWATKLPFPLLCVSQTVMVDRVTQTSSTARYAYHNGYYDHTEKMFRGFQMVETWDAEEFDSVAASPFQRPPVLTRDWFYIGAGRVDESSRLPWSYEIDAPRHDAIASTTLPLLGADVAVSAEAYRALAGQPRRKEVFSADPSDPKAAFPYLISQQTYDVVLRQAAPAPLVCRVDGREEVTAHYERATVKDEQDQPELSIQDARVQHRLTLQTDDYGNVLLEALVEYGKPSSQLPNVDDQRKQEETVVSYTEMRYTNAVESETCFQSPLSAEVQQYRVFPATAISGKDRYAWEMIAQDDARFLRAAVEIPLNADVDEQLKHANTKGCRVLLADQRTTYTSTDLLEALPVGVAAEFSVVDRKYQLVFTSDYLQEVFGDAKPAADMDVLAAHCKDGGYVELNGEDGKWWAQSSRSIFGDDDPGHRLKAARTCFFIPSGEVDAYGNTSTVELDHYHLLAKKTTNAVGSVISTVSDYAKLASIMTIDANGNRVQTAPDPLGRAVGVAVLGKEGDSTGNSLDGFKGEIDQQTLDAFFTTPYGETAKSLLAEASQRTIYDIDSYRRSGVPSRVAVLTRHDHVGKGTDVSPITVRITYLGGSGVGIQSTLLSSDTGKTGWDFDGWVINDNKGQPVQKFQPSRASSHAFRPLPPPSDGTVPVTTTLRDPLGRVLGVLYPDHTWSKTRFTPWTEAEYDAGNTSNVEDPATDDDVGSYFKRLPRSLYYPTWRQKRMADGSSAKDKMAARQGDVYADAPTITHLDAPGRAILTETGTGVETRHARVDYNLRGQMGRLRDALDRTVEKVAYDLLGRQLHTANMDRGRRWLLSDSDGLPRLSWSDRQTRKRSEYDALRRLKSVWRLSSEEHAAETKVAEMTYGEGRPDDAASNLRGQIYQCRDQAGLLTNGKFDVLGGCTMSTRRYANEYRNGLDWSSVKDEQAALEKDGHKTECRYNALNLPVENVASDLGMARRQYDVAGRLVALESFKADGTGAATSSTNSIKYNANGMITDLAYGDKTQSTNTYDEQTQRLVATRTIRTTDNVVLQDVSYAHDCRAKVVQTKDTAKIGVKDADSTQEYHYDCLGQLVQATGRIQVGSQSKHVRPYSFNDDKPGGDSKTIRYTETYAYDKAGNMLTMSNTPNTAGHTGWKRAYTYAEQSCITIGETSNRLTRTKVGKVTEEYKYEDDAGRHGCMTHIPGYSHLSWNDDDRLDSFSTQNVGADNGNTPERTWYVYDAEGTRVRKVTDRYRDNNDDQPRKSKDIRYLPMGDIFSSYTGDDLQPSRVTCTLNAADAALGSTPISLVEHSTSSPTALVRYRLGERLQVDPDAKVVSYNEFSPFGSGTYQTFNTDAPRAYRFASYRWDSESGLYACGARYYAPWLGRWTCADPIGVADGLNLFAYVRNDPVNFDDPGGTTKNRKYNRSLSEPSSHEQAAGSSGTFSSIRDIPAAVARRLGSSLFDADHPPPVAPGSTRLWRATDLARGIQFVRFGDVSAVRTTAIGNFNRADETAAYWAATRASAEVHAKHLMKADKKALISMDVPQSVLASGTAGVYDYGPEASTQWQERLEYYSSPDERLASTIKEHNYQKQVFSAIKEHNLTEWDDAEKIVKQTYDEAAENIRADNTAARILAERAAEVTIGAETPVMINSTSMAFELGNGPEMQYAFKGGAYGRLAGYKSGLVRYQEGRQGGWRGEKLLVEMSVAVTRDGL
- a CDS encoding uncharacterized protein (EggNog:ENOG41): MSNKWDYESRLETTTRADSGSYDQVVALSQGLINENLQKLYDAYPDLLSNLDYHGALGKFKGKILAPVILIPGADQHGANLNEVIMKLSFTSGSLKGTDDESLIDDLNGWTFAVRTMVVPDKLPDPSTIKDEKTRKRVEEKRKQIAKRFDHPGDYGIDRLYMKLTTARWDNLDNDLSFAGFDEKGKPLPYIEWAADEDNVRTKNLLEFWLKEWSYDNEKNSLNSLGLTFTPPDTPQVEATYAPKDVLHQVHQYKSEANGYKDGQTGIGGAGDCNCLLFLEMVDGGGSKPQDPRLIWSGNFATLHRYGHPAIQGTFLLNSDIFMKKFLLPNFTLFNRLTEIYHKPATFSDEGRLIFLHLEIGGDPSYPDPNHPVYQFEPVLDNNNQRLVRGYRWMKTSKTGPVEHGGARWFRVSTEDSAKTEVTWNAGSDEVVISGLLKSHEDCRGAGTKSGLDEPSGWRVDDYTITWKVRCKIIANEQEDASSSLRLEIQPPDNGASSYVDVNWKMKNDNWSTGGDPGGVKRRLEAGLRSGIDDMVKNIKNKLKKAGRLTYPGGAALDFQNPSMGRYGDLNAAVKMRPFKADGRIKVPDVKDNGGSSMSIQQH